GTCAGACGGCGATCCAGCAGCGAGCCCTTCAGACCGATCTCATAGGTCTCGACGGTTTCCGGCGCATAGCCGTTGACGGTGGCGGGATACAGAACCGCATCGCCGCGCATGTCGAAGCCGCCCGACTTGAACCCTTCGCCCCACGAGGCGTAGGCCGTCAGATCCGGGCCGAACTTGTAGTTGACCGAGACACGGGGCGTGAACTTCTCGAAATCACGCGTGCGCGTATAGTTGGTGCGCGGCAGGCCCAGCGGCACGGCGGCGTTGTTGCCGAAATAGGGGCTGCGGATGCCCAGATACTGCTGACGGAAGACCGTGCCTTCCTTCTCGTCCTTGGTGAAGCGGCCGCCGACCGAGACCGACAGGGCGTCGGTCACGTCATAGCTGAAGTCGGCGAAGGCCGCGTAGCTTTTGGTCGCCACCGAGCCCGAGGTCAGGGTGGTCAGATTGGCCAGACCCACCACGGTGTCGAAGGCGCCCGAGGCGTTGGCGTCCATGTAGAAGACGCCGGCGACGCCGTTCAGCCGGCCTGCGCTGACCAGAACCTGAAACTCCTGGCTGAACTGGTCGTCGTTGTAGGCCGCCGGAATGTCCAGAATAGGCTGCGGCAGGTTGTCGAAGTCGATGTTGCCGCGCGTGAAGCCATCCCGATAGGCCGTGATCGACTTGAAGGTGAACATGTCGCTCATCTCCCACTCGCCGGTCAGCGACAGGCCGCGCGTCTGGACGCGATTCTTGTCACCCGCGCCAGCGTTGGTGTCATAGACATCCGACGGCGACGGCGCGACCTCGCGGTGGCCGTGGCGGGCGTTGGAATCGTCGTTCACCAGATCGCCGGCCAGTCGGAAGAACAGATTGTCGGTCGGGGACCATTCCGCGCTGGCGCGGAAGGCGGTGACGTCCTTGTTGTAGTGTTCGTTGCCGGTGTTCAGGTTCGTGCCGTAGCCATCGCGCAGATAGCGGGCCAGGGCGGCGGAGACCTTGAACTGGTCATTGAAGGGCAGCTGGGCGCTGGCGATCACATCGCGCTGATTATAGCTGCCGTAGGAGGCGCGCAGGCGGCCTTCCGGCTCATCGGCGTTGATGCGGCTGGTGACATATTTGATCGCGCCGCCGATGGTGTTGCGGCCATACAGGGTGCCTTGCGGACCGCGCAGCACCTCGACGCGCTCCACATCGAAAATGTCCAGGACGGCGGCTTGCGGCCGGGCCACATAGACGTCGTCGATATAGAGGCCCACGCCGGGATCGAAGCCCCACAGAGGATCCTGCTGGCCCACGCCCCGGATGAAAGAAATCAGGGTCGAGTTCGACCCCCGCGCCGCGTTCAGCGTCAGGCTGGGCGTCGAACGCGCCAGTTCGGTGATGTCCAGGGCGCCCCGCGCCTCAAGCTGTTCGCCGCTGACGGCCGTGACCGCGACCGGCACATCCTGCAAGCTCTCCACCCGACGGCGCGCGGTGACGACGATGTCGTCGACAGTCGCCGCATCCTGATTGGCGTTGGCGGCCTGAACGGCCGTCTCGACGTCCTGGGCGACCGAGGCCCCCGCAAGCACGCCCCACGCCGCGCCGGCCAGCAGCGCGCACTTCACATGACGATTCATGGTCCAAACCCCTTTGTCGTTTCCAGCCCGTTGACGCTTTTATTCAGCGTTCAATGATTTTCATGGAAACTGACCCGGTTTCGTCCGGCTGTCAAACATTACGCTGACGTTGCGTCACGTCACGGGCCGACCGTGGCGCCGCTGCACCGTCGTCGGCGTCACGGTCGGGGCGCCACGGCCGGGACGCCATCGTCGTTGCGCCATCGTCGGGGCGCGCCTAGCCTTGGCGGATGAGCAAGACAGACGCCGCCCTGCCCGCTACCCGCCCCGTGGCCGCCGCGCGCCGCAAGGCCACCGGCGCAGTGGCGACCAGGCGCGGCCGCCCGCCCAAGACCAAGGCCCAGGCGGCGGGCGAGACTCGCGACCTGATCCTTGACGCGGCCGAGGACCTGTTCTCCAAACACGGCTTCTACGGCGTGACCATCCGCGAAGTGGCGCGCGAAGCTGGCGTGGACACCGCCCTGGTCCACTATTATTTCGGCGCCAAGCGCGAGCTGTTCGACGCGGTCTTCCTGCGCCGGGCCGAGGTGTGGAACACCGACCGGGTCGCCGCCATCGACCGCTATGCGGAAGGCGCGGGCGAGGACATGACGCTGGAGGGGCTGCTGGAAGCCTTTCTGAGGCCGCCATTCGAATGGTCGCTGAAGGGCGGGCCGGGGTGGAAACACTATGCCGCCCTGGTGGCCCAGACCAACGCCAACCCCAGTTTCGGCGGCGAGACGATGGCCCGCTATTTCGACCCGGCCATCCATCGGCTCATCGAACTGATCGCACGGGTGCTGCCGGGCGCCAGCGAGATCGACCTGTACTGGGGCTATCACAATCTGTCGGGCGCCCTGACCCTGACGCTGGGCGAGACGGGACGGCTGGACCGGCTCTCGAACGGGCGGGCGCGGTCGGGCGATCTGGAGACGGCGGGCGACTATATGGTGCGGTTCGCGGCGGCGGGTTTCCGGGCCGTGGCGGGGATGTCGGCCGACAAGGGCTGATCCGTCACCCCGGACCGAAGAAGACCGCCCACATCAGCCGGCCAGGCAGGAAGGTCAGAAGCCCCGCCACGATCAGGCCGCCCACGAACATGCCTGTCATGGCGCGCCGGTGGGCCGCCACCCGATGCCGCCGGGCGGCATAGACCGCCATCGGCAGGCCGACCACGGTCCAGCCGCTGAGCAGATGGATCAGCGACAGCCCCGCCGGGCCGTCCGGATTGATCTGGTGGATGAAGAATGAGCTGACCGCCGTCGTTCCCATGGCCAGGACCCACAGCCAGCCCAGGGTCCGGTGCAGCCTGTCGCCCTTGACGCCCGCCAACAGGACCACCCCGATGGCCAGGGCGATCAGGGCGGCGGCGACGTGAATCTGGATAGCGCCGGGGGCGGCCAGAAGCAGGGGCAAGCGCGGGGCGTGAAGGCCCCACGCCCCCGGCCCCGTCAACCGACCGCCGGCGCGGGTCAGATAGCCGACCAACGGCCATCCCAGCAGCAGGAGGGCGAGGGCGGAGGATGCGAGGCGGGTCGAACGGGTCATGACGAAGCTCCTGTCGTTAGGCCGTCCTGTCAGGCGGGACGGACGGCCGCACCCGGCCTTTCGCCAACGGCCACGGCGCCTGCGCCAACGCCCACCTGCTTTCGCCCGAAAGGAAATCATGGTCTCAAGACGCGATCGTCCGCCCTTGCCGAAAGCCGCCCGCCCGTTATGAACCCAGCCGCCGCAGACCGGCGCCGCGCCTTCGTCAGGGGGCTGATCGTCGCCGTGGCGGGCGGCGCCTTCCTGGCCGCCACGGGAGCGTTCGGAACCTCGGGCGCGCCGTTCGGCCCGCGCCTGGCCTATTGGGTGGCAGTGATGGTGGCGGGCGGACTGTGGGGGCATCTGTGCGGGGCGCTGGTCAGCCGGTTCCTGGATATGGACGAGCGGCCCTGGCTGAACATCGCCGTGATGACGGCGGTCATCACGGGCCCCTTGAGCGTGCTGGTCTGGGCGGCGACGGGGCTGTTCTTCGTCCGGCGCCTGTATCCGCTGGCGGCCCTGCCGCAGCTGGTTCTGCCCGTGCTGATCGTGACGGCGGCGGTGACGACCCTGACCGTCTTTCTGGGGCGCGCCCATCCGGTGCAGACCCACGCACCGACGTCCAGCGAACCGGCGCGCCCCGCCCGGTTCCTGGATCGACTGCCGCTGCGGCTCAAGGGGGCGACGATCCGCGCAGTCCAGGCCGAGGACCATTATCTGCGCATCCACACCGACCGGGGATCGGACCTTATCCTGATGCGGCTGTCGGACGCGGTCGAAGAGCTGGAGGGTCTGGAAGGCGCCCAGACCCATCGCAGCTGGTGGGTGGCCAAGGACGCCGTGCGCGGGGTCGAGCGCGGCGACGGCCGCGCCACCCTGACGCTGGACGGGGGCCTGTCGGCGCCGGTCAGCCGCCGCTACGCCCGGATGCTGCGCGACGCCGACTGGTGGTGAACCCGCCGACGCCATACGCTCAGGAAGCGAACTGGGCCGTGAGACGGGCGACCAAATCCTCCACCGCCGTCTCGGCCGCCGCGATCGAGTTCGCCAGGCGCGCATCGCCGAATTCGTCGTATTCGATCGCGATCGTGTCGCTCTCGCCAAGTCCGATATAGGCCAGCGGCGTCTTCAACCCGGCCTCGACCAGATTGAGCTTCTCCAGACGCTCGCCTTCGCCATAGCCGTAATCGCCCCGCGCCGTGAGAATGACCAGGCGCTTGCCCGCCGGCAGCATGGGCCAATAGGGTTCGCCCGGCCTGTTGCGATCGAAACCGAAGGTCACGCCGACGCGGACGACATTGTCGATCCAGGCTTTCAATGTCGCCGGCAGGCCGAAATTATACATCGGGGCGCCGATCACCACGAGGTCGGCCGAAATGAGCGCGGCCGTCAAGGCGTCGCTTTCCGCCAACACTGCCTTTTGCGCCCCGCTGCGCTGATCCGCCGGGGTGAAAGCGGCCGCGATCCAGGCGTTGTCGACCGGCGACGGCGGATGCGAGAGCAGGTCCAGATGGGTGAAGACGTCGTTCGGCCGGGTCGCCGACCAGGCCTCGACGAACCGGCGCCCCAGCCGCCGCGTATGCGAACCGTGACGAACCCGGTCCGATTCGCCGAGCCGGGCGCTGGCGTCAATGTGAAGCAGGCGGCGAACAGGATTTCGCGACGGAATCATGATGTTATGGACCTTATGTATATAAACGTCAGGCCACAGGCTTAAGCTTGTAAATCCGGCGCGACGAACGCGGATTCTTCAGCCGATGAATAAGCTTGGATCATCCATGAACAGACATCGCCGCCTGCCGCCCCTGGGAGCGTTGCGCGCATTCGAGGCGGCGGCCCGCCACATGAGCTTTCGCCGTGCGGCGACCGAACTGGCGGTCACGCCGACAGCCGTAAGCCACCAGATCCGCCTGCTGGAGGAGACCCTGGGCCAGCCGCTGTTCGTGCGACACGTCCGCCGCGTCGCCCTGACCGAGGCCGGAGACACCCTCTATCCGGCGTTGCGTGACGGATTCGACGCTCTGGATCGCGCGGTCGAGACCTTGCGGGAGAGGAAACGACGCCCCTCGGTGACGCTGACGGCGACGACCCTGTTCACGGCGCGCCGCCTGTTGCCGGCCTTGGACGAATTCCGACGCCGCAATCCCGATCTGGACCTGATCCTGCACGCCAGCGACGAGATCGTCGATCTGGCGACCGGGACCGCCGTGATCGCGGTCCGCTATGCGGCGGGGCCGTTCGACGGCCTGATCGCCGAGCCGCTGATTGTCGACCGTTTCGGCGTCCTGTGCAGCCCCGGCCTGGGGGTGAGGACCGTCCGCGACCTTGTCGGCGCCACCCTGCTGCACATCCAATGGAAGCGGCCGGGCGACGACCCCGATTGGAGCCGATGGGCCAAGGCGGCGAACATCGCCGACCTGCCCGTCGCGATCGGCCCGCGCTTCACCGACGACAGCCATGCGCTTCAGGCTGCGGTCGCGGGCATGGGGGTGGCGATCGGCTCACTCGAGCTGGCGCGGCAGGAGATCGAGGCGGGGCTGCTCGTCAATCCCTTTGGGCCGATCCTGCCGGGCGAAGCCTATCATGTCGTCACCACGCCGAGAGCCGCGGCCGATCCCCATGTCGCGGCCGTAAAGGCCTGGCTGAGGGCCTGCGTCGCAGGCGTGACCCCCCGCGATGATCGCCCGGCGGCTCCGTCTGACGAATCAGAACCTAGCCGGCCTTCCCCGTGATCATCGCCGTCGGCGCCGCGCAGCCGCTGAAGGTGTCGGCGCCGATCTCGACCCGCGCGGTCAGCGGGTAGGTGCGGTCGCTCATCCCGTCCGAACATTCGGTGGCGATCAGGGTGACGTTCAGCGCCTGGTTCAGGTCGGTCGAACTGGCGAAGGTCGCGACCGTCCCCTGGATCGTCGCGCCGCGATTGGGGGCGCGCTGGGTCGGCTGATCGACGCGGGTGTAGATCAGGGCGTCGCGGGTGATCTCCACCGCCCAGAAGGGTTCCGTGCCCAGGGCGCGGACCGGCTTGCCCAGATCAACCCCGGCCAGGACGGCGGCGGCCTGGGGCTCAGGCGCGGCCTTGGGCTTGGCGTCGTCGCGGTCGTAGCAGCCCGCCAGGGACAGGCCGGCCAGAACGGCGGATGCGGCGAGGATGAGCGGGATGGGACGCATGGCGGTCTCCTCGACGGACGGCTAGGATTGGGCGTAGGGCCGCAGGTGAGAAGCCGGACCGCCTCGGTCAAGGGGCGCCGCTGGGTTATGGTGACGCCATGTCGATTCGCCCGACCGCATACGAGTTCTTCGCCGGGGGCGGCCTGGCGGGCCTGGGCATGGCCAGTCGAGGGCAATCCGGTCGAGATGGAGCCGGTCTCGACACGATCTTCGCCAACGACATGGATGCGGCCAAGGCGCGGGCCTTCACGACAAACCATCCGGGGACGCCGTTCCGCCAAGGCGACGTCTGGGGCCTGACGGTCGGGGACCTGCCGGGGCGGCCCGATCTGGCCTGGGCCTCGTCCCCCTGTCAGGACGTCAGCCTGGCGGGCGCGCGCGGTGGGCTGGAGGCCGGTCGGTCGGGCGCCTTCTGGGGGTTCTGGCGGCTGATGCAGGGTCTGGCGGCCGAGGGGCGCGGGCCGCGCGTGGTGGTGCTGGAGAACGTGATCGGCCTGCTGACTTCTGGTCATGGACGGGATTTCGCCGCCGTCTGCACGGCCATGGCCGAGGCGGGCTATACGGTCGGGGCGCTGGAGATGGACGCGGCCTGCTGGCTGCCTCAGTCGCGGCCGCGCCTGTTCGTGGTCGCCATCAAGGGCGAGGCGCCGCGCGCCGACGGGCCGAGCGCCCCCTTCCATTCGGCGCGCCTGATCGCCGCCCACGCCCGCCTGCCCGAGGCGGTCAAGGCGGCCTGGGCGTGGTGGGCCCTGCCCCAGCCGCCCCGGCGCAATCTGGACTTGGCCGCCGTGCTTGAACCGGATGACGCGGTCGCCTGGCTGGACGATCCCGAGGCGATCCTGGCGCTGGCGGCGCCGCTTCATCAGGCGCGGATCGCGGCGGCCCTGGCGTCGGGCCAGCGCACGGTCGGCGCCGCCTATCGCCGGGTTCGCGTCGAGGACGGGCGCAAGGTCCAGCGGCTGGAAATCCGTTTCGACGGCCTGGCCGGCTGCCTGCGGACCCCAGCGGGCGGATCATCGCGGCAATATGTGGTGGCGTGCGACCAAGGTCGGGTCAGGGTGCGGCGGCTGACCGGGCGCGAGGCGGCGCGGCTGATGGGGGTGTCGGACGCCTATCGCCTGCCGGCCAGCGAGAGCGCGGCGCTGAAGCTGATGGGCGACGCCGTGGCCGTGCCGGTGGTGCGCGCCCTGACCGAGGGACTGCTGCTGCCCGCGCTGGCGGGGCGTCGGGCGGCGGCCTGACCGGACCTGACCGGCGGCCCTTGCACCCGTGAAAAGGGTGCAATTCCAGGACGGAAAACGACCAACACACTGTTTTCACGTATGTTTTGATTGCACCCAAATTGCACCGTGCAATTTGGGTGCAATTTCGGGGCGTCGTCGGCGTAGCGGGTGGCGATGTCAAAGACCGGACGACGATCCTAACACCGCCTGAGCGCCCGATAGGTCGAACGCCGCTGCTCGGCCACAAACCGTTCAAATCGCTGGACTTGCTTGCGGCCGATAGGATGGCGGGCGGACGCGGGCCGCCCGCCGGTCAGCGCTGGACCCACTGGCCCTGGGCGTTGCGATACCATTGGCCCGACGAGATGCGCGGCAACAGCTGGGCCTCGAACATCCGGGCGCCGGCCACGTCGGGCGAGGTTCCGGCGTCGGTCGCGCTGCGGGCGTAGGCGGCGCGGCGGCCGGCGTTGGTGGCGTCCACGGCGGCGCGCAGACCCGCATCCGAGGTCGGGGTGCGGAAGCCCAGATAGCCGTCGGCCTGTTCGCCCACGACGCCGGCGGACTTGGCCTGGTCGATCTGGGCCTTCTGGGCGCTGGTCTGGGCGATGGCGGCGCCGGCGAAACCAAGGGCGGCGAGGGCCGCGCCGACGACGAAGATTTTGCGGAAGGTCATGTCAGCCTGTCCTTTCAAGAAAGCGGCGATCAGAAGAGGTTGGGATTCTGCTGCAGCAGTTGCTGCAGCTCCTGGTCCAGGCGGACGCGCACGTCGGCGTCCAGCTTGGCGTAGATCTGGATCGGCGCAACCTCCAGACGGATGGTGGGGGCGCAGGCCGATACGGCGACCACGACGGCTCCAAAGCCAAGGCCCGCCAACTGGCGCTTGTTGATCATGACGTAGGCTCCGGTTCGGCCAAGGTTGATAAGGCTGAATAGCACGCCGAGGGGTGAACGCGCGCTGAATGGCGACGATCCCCCGACATTATCCCGAACACGATCCACGACGCGATCATGGCCGGCCCGCCCGGACAGTCGCCGGGCCGGTCTGCGGATCCGGGGCCTGAGCCGGCTGATCCTGGGCCTGCTGGCCCTGACGGGCGCGGTTGACCGCCATCAGGTCCGAAATCAGTTGGTTGGCGTTCAGGGTCGTGTCCAGCGTCAGATCGATCTGGGTGTTGGACGGCAGCGGCAGTTTGCGGTTCAGGAAGCTGCGGCTGATCAGTTCGGACAGGGTCAGACGCAGTTCCTGACGCTTGGGCGGATCGTGGCGGCCGCGAATGTGGAACAGGACCGCCATCCGGCCGCCGTCCAGGCTGTTCACATCGGCGCTGAGCTGGTCGAAGGACAGATTCTCCATGGCCTGATAAGCCAGATCCTCGACCATGTTCTCCGACACCTCCTGCCCCCCGCCGCTGGCCGCGACGTCGGTCAGGACCTCGCGCTTGATCGACAGACGGCCGGGCTGGACGGCCTCCAGCTTGCCAGCGGTGATCTTCAGGCCGCGCTTGGGATCCATGATGAAGGGCAGCCGGCCCGAGACCACCGCGTCCAGCAGCACCTTGTCGTCGAAGCCGGTGTCGGCGATCACGTCGCCCAGTTGCACCCGGTCCAGCACGATGACGCCGCTATAGGCCTGGGTCGCGTCCAGCGGCACGGTCAGAGGTTCGACCGAGATGGTCCCGCCCCCGGCGACGATCTGGGCGCCGTCGATGATGATGCCCGCCTGGTCGATGGCGAAGGTCAGGTCCAGAGCCGTGACCTGCGCGCCGACCGACAGGCTGTCGGCGGTCAGATGCTGGTTGGGGGCCGTGATCAGGGGGGTCAGGCTGGTGAAGGCGATGTCGCCCTTCAGCCCCTTCACCGCGCCGGCGGGGCTGACGAAATCCAGGCCGGGCGTGGTCAGCCGGCCGCTGGAGGTGGGTTCGGCGTCCTTGGTCCAGTCGAAACGGCCCTCGAACCCGACCGAGCCCTCGACCGGCGACTGGATGAAGTCGGCGACCAGG
Above is a genomic segment from Candidatus Brevundimonas colombiensis containing:
- a CDS encoding LytTR family DNA-binding domain-containing protein, with amino-acid sequence MNPAAADRRRAFVRGLIVAVAGGAFLAATGAFGTSGAPFGPRLAYWVAVMVAGGLWGHLCGALVSRFLDMDERPWLNIAVMTAVITGPLSVLVWAATGLFFVRRLYPLAALPQLVLPVLIVTAAVTTLTVFLGRAHPVQTHAPTSSEPARPARFLDRLPLRLKGATIRAVQAEDHYLRIHTDRGSDLILMRLSDAVEELEGLEGAQTHRSWWVAKDAVRGVERGDGRATLTLDGGLSAPVSRRYARMLRDADWW
- a CDS encoding NAD(P)H-dependent oxidoreductase, whose translation is MIPSRNPVRRLLHIDASARLGESDRVRHGSHTRRLGRRFVEAWSATRPNDVFTHLDLLSHPPSPVDNAWIAAAFTPADQRSGAQKAVLAESDALTAALISADLVVIGAPMYNFGLPATLKAWIDNVVRVGVTFGFDRNRPGEPYWPMLPAGKRLVILTARGDYGYGEGERLEKLNLVEAGLKTPLAYIGLGESDTIAIEYDEFGDARLANSIAAAETAVEDLVARLTAQFAS
- a CDS encoding DUF2306 domain-containing protein codes for the protein MTRSTRLASSALALLLLGWPLVGYLTRAGGRLTGPGAWGLHAPRLPLLLAAPGAIQIHVAAALIALAIGVVLLAGVKGDRLHRTLGWLWVLAMGTTAVSSFFIHQINPDGPAGLSLIHLLSGWTVVGLPMAVYAARRHRVAAHRRAMTGMFVGGLIVAGLLTFLPGRLMWAVFFGPG
- a CDS encoding YnbE family lipoprotein, whose amino-acid sequence is MINKRQLAGLGFGAVVVAVSACAPTIRLEVAPIQIYAKLDADVRVRLDQELQQLLQQNPNLF
- a CDS encoding TetR/AcrR family transcriptional regulator codes for the protein MSKTDAALPATRPVAAARRKATGAVATRRGRPPKTKAQAAGETRDLILDAAEDLFSKHGFYGVTIREVAREAGVDTALVHYYFGAKRELFDAVFLRRAEVWNTDRVAAIDRYAEGAGEDMTLEGLLEAFLRPPFEWSLKGGPGWKHYAALVAQTNANPSFGGETMARYFDPAIHRLIELIARVLPGASEIDLYWGYHNLSGALTLTLGETGRLDRLSNGRARSGDLETAGDYMVRFAAAGFRAVAGMSADKG
- a CDS encoding LysR substrate-binding domain-containing protein; its protein translation is MNRHRRLPPLGALRAFEAAARHMSFRRAATELAVTPTAVSHQIRLLEETLGQPLFVRHVRRVALTEAGDTLYPALRDGFDALDRAVETLRERKRRPSVTLTATTLFTARRLLPALDEFRRRNPDLDLILHASDEIVDLATGTAVIAVRYAAGPFDGLIAEPLIVDRFGVLCSPGLGVRTVRDLVGATLLHIQWKRPGDDPDWSRWAKAANIADLPVAIGPRFTDDSHALQAAVAGMGVAIGSLELARQEIEAGLLVNPFGPILPGEAYHVVTTPRAAADPHVAAVKAWLRACVAGVTPRDDRPAAPSDESEPSRPSP
- a CDS encoding TonB-dependent receptor, which translates into the protein MNRHVKCALLAGAAWGVLAGASVAQDVETAVQAANANQDAATVDDIVVTARRRVESLQDVPVAVTAVSGEQLEARGALDITELARSTPSLTLNAARGSNSTLISFIRGVGQQDPLWGFDPGVGLYIDDVYVARPQAAVLDIFDVERVEVLRGPQGTLYGRNTIGGAIKYVTSRINADEPEGRLRASYGSYNQRDVIASAQLPFNDQFKVSAALARYLRDGYGTNLNTGNEHYNKDVTAFRASAEWSPTDNLFFRLAGDLVNDDSNARHGHREVAPSPSDVYDTNAGAGDKNRVQTRGLSLTGEWEMSDMFTFKSITAYRDGFTRGNIDFDNLPQPILDIPAAYNDDQFSQEFQVLVSAGRLNGVAGVFYMDANASGAFDTVVGLANLTTLTSGSVATKSYAAFADFSYDVTDALSVSVGGRFTKDEKEGTVFRQQYLGIRSPYFGNNAAVPLGLPRTNYTRTRDFEKFTPRVSVNYKFGPDLTAYASWGEGFKSGGFDMRGDAVLYPATVNGYAPETVETYEIGLKGSLLDRRLTFATAIFDSSYEDQQITTQYPAGATVASVVDNVGSSSIRGWEFEGRFRPTSALTLNASLSYIDAKFDQFLAYIPTASGNTSCPTLPGCVVDVSSQRHFQNTPEWTGSIGATYNWFMANGSSIAFIPSVAYRGAYQQFETPSPLLDQGAYWMYDASIVWTSSNDRLTFGVHGKNLGDERYRVGGYSFPGALTGDSIIGFYGPPRTVTATLGLKF
- a CDS encoding YdbL family protein produces the protein MTFRKIFVVGAALAALGFAGAAIAQTSAQKAQIDQAKSAGVVGEQADGYLGFRTPTSDAGLRAAVDATNAGRRAAYARSATDAGTSPDVAGARMFEAQLLPRISSGQWYRNAQGQWVQR
- a CDS encoding DNA cytosine methyltransferase, which encodes MSIRPTAYEFFAGGGLAGLGMASRGQSGRDGAGLDTIFANDMDAAKARAFTTNHPGTPFRQGDVWGLTVGDLPGRPDLAWASSPCQDVSLAGARGGLEAGRSGAFWGFWRLMQGLAAEGRGPRVVVLENVIGLLTSGHGRDFAAVCTAMAEAGYTVGALEMDAACWLPQSRPRLFVVAIKGEAPRADGPSAPFHSARLIAAHARLPEAVKAAWAWWALPQPPRRNLDLAAVLEPDDAVAWLDDPEAILALAAPLHQARIAAALASGQRTVGAAYRRVRVEDGRKVQRLEIRFDGLAGCLRTPAGGSSRQYVVACDQGRVRVRRLTGREAARLMGVSDAYRLPASESAALKLMGDAVAVPVVRALTEGLLLPALAGRRAAA